A stretch of Janibacter endophyticus DNA encodes these proteins:
- a CDS encoding cobyric acid synthase yields the protein MSGLLVTGTSSDAGKSLVVTGLCRALSRRGLSVAPYKAQNMSNHSMVCRDGAEIGRAQYLQAQAAGVEATSAMNPVLLKPGSDRRAHVVVRGRPAGTLMAGEYATGRAHLAQAAFAAFEELAAEHDVVVCEGAGSPAEINLRAGDYVNLGLAQRFSLPTVLVGDIDRGGVLAALYGTWALVSDADRPLLAAYLINKFRGDASVLEPGLAEITRRTGMPSLGVLPWLQDVWLDSEDSLSMGAWGDPDDGVPSERRLSVAVVRLPRTSNGTDVDALAAEPGVDVRVTVDADAVREADLVVLPGSRATTSDLAWLRRTGLADVVIDRASRGAPVLGICGGYQMLLDQIVDEGVEGDAAEGSESASPTTVAGLGLLPGRVVFHEDKVLARPSGTWRGHPVEGYEIHHGVVAPSGGEDFPGGHAVGEVRGSIWHGTLECDDYRRALLADVAATTGARWTAVARAAPFAARREGMIDILADALERHADVDAIIDLTRENR from the coding sequence GTGAGCGGGCTGCTGGTGACCGGGACGAGCTCCGACGCGGGCAAGTCCCTCGTCGTGACCGGCCTGTGCAGGGCGCTGTCCCGGCGGGGTCTATCCGTCGCGCCCTACAAGGCGCAGAACATGTCGAACCACTCGATGGTCTGCCGCGACGGCGCCGAGATCGGTCGGGCCCAGTACCTCCAGGCCCAGGCCGCGGGGGTCGAGGCGACGTCCGCGATGAACCCCGTGCTCCTCAAGCCGGGCAGCGACCGGCGCGCGCACGTCGTCGTGCGCGGCCGGCCCGCCGGCACGCTCATGGCGGGCGAGTACGCGACCGGCCGGGCACACCTGGCGCAGGCCGCCTTCGCCGCCTTCGAGGAGCTCGCGGCCGAGCACGACGTCGTCGTCTGCGAGGGCGCGGGGTCCCCTGCCGAGATCAACCTGCGGGCCGGGGACTACGTCAACCTCGGTCTGGCACAACGCTTCTCGCTTCCCACGGTGCTCGTGGGCGATATCGACCGGGGTGGCGTGCTCGCTGCGCTCTACGGCACCTGGGCGCTCGTCTCCGACGCCGATCGGCCGCTGCTCGCCGCCTACCTCATCAACAAGTTCCGCGGGGACGCGTCGGTGCTCGAGCCCGGCCTGGCCGAGATCACCCGCCGCACGGGCATGCCCTCGCTCGGGGTGCTGCCGTGGCTGCAGGACGTGTGGCTCGACTCGGAAGACTCGCTGTCGATGGGCGCGTGGGGCGACCCGGACGACGGGGTCCCGAGCGAGCGACGGCTGTCGGTCGCGGTGGTCCGGCTGCCCCGCACCTCCAACGGCACCGACGTCGACGCCCTCGCGGCCGAGCCTGGCGTCGACGTGCGGGTCACGGTCGACGCCGACGCGGTGCGCGAGGCCGACCTCGTGGTCCTCCCCGGGTCCCGTGCCACGACCTCCGACCTCGCCTGGCTGCGCCGCACCGGTCTGGCCGACGTCGTCATCGACCGGGCGTCCCGCGGGGCGCCGGTCCTCGGGATCTGCGGTGGCTACCAGATGCTCCTCGACCAGATCGTCGACGAGGGGGTCGAGGGTGACGCGGCCGAAGGGAGCGAGTCCGCCTCTCCCACAACGGTTGCGGGCCTCGGCCTGCTGCCCGGTCGCGTCGTCTTCCACGAGGACAAGGTGCTCGCCCGACCGAGCGGGACCTGGCGTGGCCACCCCGTCGAGGGGTACGAGATCCACCACGGCGTCGTGGCCCCGAGCGGCGGCGAGGACTTCCCCGGCGGGCATGCCGTCGGGGAGGTCCGCGGCTCGATCTGGCACGGCACCCTCGAGTGCGACGACTACCGCCGTGCGCTGCTCGCTGACGTGGCCGCGACGACGGGGGCGCGGTGGACCGCGGTGGCGAGGGCCGCCCCCTTCGCCGCTCGACGGGAAGGCATGATCGACATCCTCGCCGATGCCCTCGAGAGGCACGCCGACGTCGACGCGATCATCGACCTCACCCGGGAGAACCGTTGA
- a CDS encoding histidine phosphatase family protein: MRAPTVHLVRHGESTWHLQGRVQGQYAGPGEPVLTTKGEEQARAAGRLLADRLDEPGSARIVASDLARAAASARLIAQVLGLDAAAVRLDPAWREQHLGSMEGELAAGLASRPVPDGVDISEVAWGGGESVRAVHARVAAWLTGAREDSSELVVVSHEHTIRAALAVLRGRSWRELDWDEPLPPGAVLTIDRATR; this comes from the coding sequence GTGCGTGCTCCCACCGTCCACCTCGTCCGGCACGGCGAGTCAACGTGGCACCTCCAGGGCCGGGTCCAGGGGCAGTACGCCGGGCCGGGGGAGCCGGTCCTCACGACGAAGGGGGAGGAGCAGGCCCGCGCAGCCGGCCGGCTGCTCGCGGACCGGCTCGACGAGCCCGGCTCGGCCCGCATCGTCGCGAGCGACCTGGCCCGGGCGGCAGCGAGCGCCCGGCTGATCGCTCAGGTGCTGGGGCTGGACGCCGCGGCCGTGCGGCTCGACCCGGCCTGGCGCGAGCAGCACCTCGGCTCGATGGAGGGGGAGCTCGCCGCGGGCCTCGCCTCGCGGCCGGTGCCCGACGGCGTGGACATCAGCGAGGTCGCGTGGGGGGGCGGTGAGTCGGTGCGTGCCGTCCACGCGCGCGTCGCCGCGTGGCTCACCGGGGCTCGTGAGGACAGCAGCGAGCTCGTGGTCGTCAGCCACGAGCACACGATCCGGGCCGCGCTCGCCGTCCTGCGCGGGCGCTCCTGGCGCGAGCTCGACTGGGACGAGCCGCTGCCGCCCGGCGCTGTGCTCACCATCGACCGCGCAACGAGGTAG